GGGCCGCTGGCTCGCACCGTGGCAGATGCCGCGTTGCTCCTCGATGGCATTGCCGGCCCTTCACCCTTCTCTGTTGGTCCGCCCACGTGGGACGGCGGCGCCTTCCTCAACGCCGCGATCCGCGGTGAGGGCACCTTCAACATTGGCGTCATGACAACCTCACCGTGGGATGAGACCTACGAGATCAGCGTCTCGCCCGCAGCTCAGGATGCTCTCACCCTCGCCCGCAGCGCGCTCGACCAGCTCGGCCACGGCAGCGAAGACTTCGCGCTCGACCCCTCACCCGAATACGCCGAAGCCTTCACGGTGCTGTGGCAAGCGGGGGCTGCCGGGATCCCGCTCGATGGTGAACAACTCGAGCTCGTGGAACCCCTCACGAAATGGCTCATCGAAAGCGGACGTCGGATGAGCGCGCGCGACGTGGGCGTCGCCATCGCGACCCTGTCCCGGTTCGAGCGCAGCGTCATCCGCCAGTTCTCGACCTACGACGCTGTGCTGACCCCGGCGATGGCTATGACCCCACGCCCGCTCGGCTGGTTTCATGCCGAGGATGCCTTCGAGAACTTTGCAAAGCAAGTGCAGTACACACCCTGGACGAGCTTCGTCAACGTCTCAGGCCTGCCCGCAATCAGCCTCCCCGTGCACGAAACCGCGGAAGGGCTGCCAATGGGCGTGCAGCTCATTGGCCGCCCCGGTCGCGAGGACGTGTTACTCGCGATTGGTGCGCAGCTCGAGCGGCGCTTCCAGTGGGGCTCAAGGCATCCGGTGGCGTTTGGGGCTTAGCCCCTCGCCGAAATGCGGCTTCTGGGCGGCGCGCTGCTATAGCTCAGTCCCATGGGACGGATGGCGCACGGCCCTAAAACGGGGTGATTTCTCTTCGTAGCTGTGCGTCGTACGCTCATTACAAACGCTGATGCGAGAGTCATGAGGATGTCGATGTTTCGACCAGTACCCCGCCAGCCCACGATGATCGATTCGGAGCGTGGGTTTAGCTGGCGCTCACTCGGCGCCACCGAGCGAGGCCTAGTAGAGATCGCGGCTCTCACCATCAACGGAGTCGAGATCCCATACGAGTACCGGGTCGAAGAGAGGCGCGACGAGCCGGCGCCGTGGTACGACATCGAAATCGGCAGTTTCGGCAGTAGCATTGCGGGTCAAGTGCAACGCGGTCTCACGAAACACCGATGGGCGTCTGACACCGAGCGTGAAGGGGCAGTTTTGATTGCGATCGAAGCGACTCTGGCTTGGTTCCCGGGCGGTCGCGGTGTGGCTCGCGGAGATGGGAATATGAGGGCAACCTTCGGAGGTCGGCAGTATCGCCTTAGTGACTTCGGTCCCTACTTCGGTTGCCCTGCCTGAGCCCGCCCCGCGGGCTCGATGGCATTCGGCAGGCAGTTGTTCAGACCACCGCCGATGCTAGGAAGCTCGCGAGCACTCTGAGCCACCCGACGGTGCCGAGATCCTTTTAGGCCGCTGAAACTCATGGCTTGGAGTCCGCCGAGAGGGCTTCGTAATTTAGGTAAGGCATGCCTATACTGGGATCAATGTTTCCCGAACTCTTCACCCCGCAGATCGCCTGGAATCCCCAGTCGGCTGACCGTGTGCTGCTCGCGGGAGACGAGACCTCGATCGACGCAATATCGATGATTCTCGCGACATTGCCGGCCCGTTCACGCGGCCAAGTGTTCATCGAGGTTGACTCGGCTGACGACATCCAGCCGCTATCGGCTCCTGGTCGTTTCAGCGTGTGCTGGTTGCTGCGCGAACGCGGCCAAAGCGTTGCCCGTTCGGTCGATGCGTGGCTCAGCGAAATGCTGCCGGTGAGCGCATTCGGCGAGAGCACCGTTTACGCGTGGGTTGCCCATCAGGGCCCCGCACGCCTGCTCAGTTCGAACTAGCTCGCGCCCAGCATCCGCCTACTAGTTCTCCGTGCTGTCTTTCGGCGCACGCGATGATTTCGCGCGCACATACCCGCCCAACTCCAGCCCCGCCTCCACCTCAAAGCGGTTCGTCAGCGGGTTCTGCCCGGCCAGCAGATACAGCGGAATAAACCACAGCCCATACTTGCGCCACTGCTTGCGGTGCACAGCCTCATGCGCCAACACGTTATCGCTCGCGTTGTCGCAGGTGAGATACACGGCGCCAATCGTGGTGCCGCCGCGACCGAAGGCCCAGCGAGGCACGTGCTCGGCAACGATAACGCCGCCTTGAGAACGCACCCGCAGTCCGCTCAGCACGCCACCCCACAGCAGCCCGGATGCTGTAGCAAACCAGTAGCCAGGTCGCGTGACCACGGGGTGCAGCAGCACTCGCTGAGCGCGCGGACTGTGTTCGGTGCGCGCGAGAGCGTGCCCGAACCGCGTGCCCAGCGTTAGTGCTCGGCTCACGGACGCCCGATCGTTTCGAGCAGTCGCAGCCACACCTCACTGATCGTGGGGTACGAGGGAACCGCGTGCCACAGGCGCGCGATGGGAACCTCGCCGACGATGGCGATGGTGGCCGAGTGCAGCAACTCCGCGACATCCTGACCCACAAAAGTTGCGCCAATAATGACCTGACGTTCGCGATCAATTACGAGTCGTGCGTGGCCTTCGTAGCCGTCGGCCTGCAGGCTCGCGCCGGCAACCCACCCGATGTTGTAGTCAACGACCTGGGCGTCAATGCCCTGCTTCTCGGCGTCGTGCGACATCACACCGACCGAAGCAACTTCGGGGTCGCTAAACGTGACTTGCGGCACAGCGCCGTGGTCGGCGGTCGCAACATGCGCACCCCACGGGGCGTCATCTACAGGTTTGCCGTTGGCGCGCGCGGCAATCACATCACCGGCAGCACGAGCCTGGTACTTGCCCTGATGAGTGAGCAACGCACGGTGGTTGACGTCACCGACGGCGTACAGCCAGTCAGTGTTGTGCACGAGCATCGTGTCGTCAACCGAGAGCCAGTCGCCCGGAGTTAGGCCAACGCTCTCAAGCCCAATGTCGTTCGTACGCGCGGCGCGACCAGTGGCAATCAGAACTTCGGATGCCGTGAAGGTGGCATCGTCGGTTGTGATCACGACACCGTCAGCGGTGCGTTCCACGCTCGTGGGGGAGGCCGCGACGATGGTGACACCGCGCTCCTTGAGTGCCTTCGCCACCATTTCGCCGGCGAAGTCTTCTTGACCGTGGAGCAATCCGCTGCGGGCAAACAGGGTGACTTCGGCACCGAGGTCGAGGTAGGCAGTGGCCATCTCGACGCCCACAACGCCGCCGCCGATGATCGCGAATGATTCGGGAACAACTTTCACCGAGGTCGCTTCACGCGGGGTCCACGGCTTCGCGTCGATCAACCCGGGAATGTTGGGGAGCTTCGGGTCGGAGCCGGTCGCGACGACCACCGCATGATTGGCAGTCAAGGTCTTCACAGTTCCGTCGTCAGCTGTAATGGTGACCTTCTTCTCTCCGTCGAGGCGAGCGTGACCACGCTCGAGCCCGATTCCCGCTTTCTTCACCCACTTCACCTGACCAGCGTCATCCCAATTGCTGGTGAAGCTGTTGCGGCGGGCGAGGAGCGCTTCAACGTTGATGCCACCGGTGACGGCTTCGGCGGCACCCGGTAGCTTCTCGACCGCCCGCAGAGCGAGACCGCTGCGGA
This portion of the Salinibacterium sp. NK8237 genome encodes:
- a CDS encoding amidase, producing MSELHRLTALEQLHLVRAGEVKPSELVECYLDRIERLNPELGAFTVVTPDAARQRAAELEASGSRASALWGLPSGEKDLWARAGVRTAYGSRAFADFVPEVSDEIADVLDAAGAISLGKTATPEFGLPAYTEPLSDAPAVNPWDTSLGSGGSSGGAAVAVSAGLLPFAPGSDGGGSIRIPAAATGLVGLKPSRGRVPAGSGFGSLGQLPVAGPLARTVADAALLLDGIAGPSPFSVGPPTWDGGAFLNAAIRGEGTFNIGVMTTSPWDETYEISVSPAAQDALTLARSALDQLGHGSEDFALDPSPEYAEAFTVLWQAGAAGIPLDGEQLELVEPLTKWLIESGRRMSARDVGVAIATLSRFERSVIRQFSTYDAVLTPAMAMTPRPLGWFHAEDAFENFAKQVQYTPWTSFVNVSGLPAISLPVHETAEGLPMGVQLIGRPGREDVLLAIGAQLERRFQWGSRHPVAFGA
- a CDS encoding siderophore-interacting protein, encoding MFPELFTPQIAWNPQSADRVLLAGDETSIDAISMILATLPARSRGQVFIEVDSADDIQPLSAPGRFSVCWLLRERGQSVARSVDAWLSEMLPVSAFGESTVYAWVAHQGPARLLSSN
- a CDS encoding NAD(P)/FAD-dependent oxidoreductase translates to MTENNWDVIVIGAGAVGENIADRAVQGGLSVVLIESELVGGECSYWACMPSKALIRSGLALRAVEKLPGAAEAVTGGINVEALLARRNSFTSNWDDAGQVKWVKKAGIGLERGHARLDGEKKVTITADDGTVKTLTANHAVVVATGSDPKLPNIPGLIDAKPWTPREATSVKVVPESFAIIGGGVVGVEMATAYLDLGAEVTLFARSGLLHGQEDFAGEMVAKALKERGVTIVAASPTSVERTADGVVITTDDATFTASEVLIATGRAARTNDIGLESVGLTPGDWLSVDDTMLVHNTDWLYAVGDVNHRALLTHQGKYQARAAGDVIAARANGKPVDDAPWGAHVATADHGAVPQVTFSDPEVASVGVMSHDAEKQGIDAQVVDYNIGWVAGASLQADGYEGHARLVIDRERQVIIGATFVGQDVAELLHSATIAIVGEVPIARLWHAVPSYPTISEVWLRLLETIGRP